From Leptospira ryugenii, a single genomic window includes:
- the glmM gene encoding phosphoglucosamine mutase, whose protein sequence is MQIDRKYDLSALMVSISGVRGRIREGFGLEEALLFANAFATMMEGQTVVIGRDSRPSGPYLEHLLLASLLSRGSNILQLGLVPTPTTKAVVHLAKAQGGIMISASHNPMEWNAFKFISKKGFFFSAEENQTLLKILQSNTNSPAQIHPKAYVESGEDYVDLHLQSVVQQVNQTKIKKQKFKVFLDAVGGAGSEVVPALLKKLGCQVVLHNCKPDGTFPRPPEPTPTALVSSEKAFKQSKADIGFALDPDADRLVLFTPKRGAISEEYTLPLALQNVLSYAKKGSNVVINLSTSFLNEEVANRYKASVIRSQVGEANVVKEMLASKAVFGGEGNGGVIDPKIPSFGRDTLSGIAHILNLMAESKQPIDALVSDLPEIHMQKTSFPLAKGFSLETLFQKFREGFPKAEVVTKDGLWLSEGDRWIHIRPSNTEPIFRVITEARSKIDLEQTLKRVQKCVES, encoded by the coding sequence ATGCAAATTGATCGTAAGTACGATTTATCCGCTTTAATGGTTTCCATTTCTGGAGTTCGGGGGCGAATCCGTGAAGGCTTTGGACTCGAAGAGGCTTTGCTCTTTGCGAACGCCTTCGCAACGATGATGGAAGGGCAAACGGTTGTGATAGGACGAGATTCGAGACCTAGCGGTCCTTATTTAGAACACCTTTTACTGGCTTCTTTGCTCTCTCGTGGAAGCAATATTTTACAACTTGGTTTAGTGCCCACTCCGACCACAAAGGCTGTCGTGCATTTAGCAAAAGCGCAAGGTGGGATCATGATTTCGGCATCCCATAACCCGATGGAATGGAACGCCTTCAAATTTATTTCAAAAAAAGGGTTTTTCTTTTCTGCGGAAGAAAACCAAACCTTACTCAAGATTTTACAATCAAATACCAACAGCCCTGCACAGATACATCCGAAAGCCTACGTAGAGAGTGGTGAGGACTATGTCGACTTGCATTTACAATCTGTAGTCCAACAAGTAAACCAAACAAAAATCAAAAAACAAAAATTCAAAGTATTCTTAGATGCAGTAGGAGGCGCGGGTTCAGAAGTGGTCCCGGCTTTACTCAAGAAGTTGGGCTGTCAGGTCGTACTGCACAATTGTAAGCCTGACGGCACCTTCCCTAGACCTCCTGAGCCAACTCCGACTGCCCTGGTCTCCTCAGAGAAAGCTTTCAAACAATCAAAGGCAGATATCGGTTTTGCTTTGGACCCAGATGCCGATAGATTGGTGTTGTTCACACCAAAACGTGGTGCTATCTCCGAAGAGTACACTTTACCTTTGGCCTTACAAAATGTACTTTCGTATGCCAAAAAAGGAAGTAATGTTGTCATCAATCTTTCAACTAGTTTCTTGAATGAAGAAGTGGCAAATCGATATAAGGCTTCTGTCATACGATCACAGGTAGGGGAAGCAAATGTTGTCAAAGAGATGTTGGCATCAAAAGCTGTGTTTGGCGGTGAGGGAAATGGTGGAGTGATCGATCCAAAAATTCCATCCTTTGGTAGAGACACTCTCTCGGGAATAGCTCATATTCTCAATTTAATGGCAGAAAGTAAACAACCAATCGATGCACTGGTTTCGGATCTACCGGAAATCCATATGCAAAAAACTTCATTTCCATTGGCGAAGGGATTCTCATTGGAAACTTTGTTTCAAAAATTTAGAGAGGGTTTCCCGAAAGCGGAGGTGGTGACAAAGGATGGCCTTTGGCTCTCAGAAGGCGACAGATGGATACATATTCGTCCATCTAACACCGAACCGATCTTTCGAGTAATCACTGAAGCTAGGTCAAAGATAGATCTAGAACAAACGTTAAAGAGGGTGCAAAAATGTGTGGAATCGTAG
- the rpsT gene encoding 30S ribosomal protein S20 encodes MANLKSSKKDIRRTERRKERNAQDKTEIRTYARNLLKAIKSGNKEEALGFFGKLSSRLDKAAKSKLIHKKNADRKKARMAARINNIGKAAA; translated from the coding sequence TTGGCTAATTTAAAGTCCTCAAAGAAAGACATTCGTCGTACTGAAAGACGAAAAGAGCGAAACGCGCAAGACAAAACTGAAATCAGAACCTACGCTCGTAATTTACTGAAAGCAATCAAATCAGGAAATAAAGAAGAGGCGCTTGGCTTCTTTGGAAAGTTATCTTCCCGCTTAGACAAAGCAGCAAAAAGCAAATTGATCCATAAGAAAAATGCGGATCGTAAAAAAGCACGTATGGCTGCAAGAATCAACAATATCGGAAAAGCTGCCGCCTAA